One genomic segment of Syngnathus acus chromosome 1, fSynAcu1.2, whole genome shotgun sequence includes these proteins:
- the suz12b gene encoding polycomb protein suz12-B isoform X2 — protein sequence MPSARNSGHIMSGAGYKANGAVYPASSAMLNSVKKPKMEQIQADHELFLQAFEKPTQIYRFLRTRNLIAPIFLHRTLTFMSHRNGRSNAKRKAFKVDNMLQTVEKMKGEQESPSLSSHLQLTFTGFFHKDEKPSQNSENGQNSVSLEVLLVKVCHKKRKDVSCPVKQVPTGKKQVPLNPDSQQSKLASCPSLVVSSNEFEPSNIHMVKSYSLLFRVSRTGRRDANGLPNGEANENIDVRDTQSRKKRNSSAKDEGDATETYVAQMTVFDKNRRLQLLDGEYEVSMQGMQDSPVSKKRATWETILDGKRLPPFEAFSQGPTLQFTLRWTGEASGKSTAPVAKPLATRNSDTHGPMETRTSHHRATPLAKEAVSTDIHARNEAVPCEPRQKLRIFYQFLYNNNTRQQTEARDDLHCPWCTLNCSKLYSLLKHLKLSHSRFIFNYVPHPKGARIDVSINECYDGSYVGNPQDIHSQPGFAFSRNGPVKRTAVTHILVCRPKRTKPSLSEFLELEDGELEPQRTYVSGHNRLYFHSDSCMPLRPQEMEVDSEDERDPEWLREKTATQLDEFTDVNEGEKEVMKLWNLHVMQNGFIADNQMNQAIMLFVEDCGAHIVRRNLCRNFLLHLVSMHDFNLVGTATIDRAMTRLKQIQEDLPEDAEERQERALLAAAGICNGNAPSPGAGKQGKRTKSALTD from the exons ATGCCATCCGCCAGG AATTCGGGCCACATTATGAGCGGGGCGGGTTACAAAGCGAACGGCGCCGTGTACCCCGCCTCGTCGGCGATGTTGAACTCCGTGAAGAAGCCGAAGATGGAGCAGATTCAGGCCGACCATGAGCTTTTCTTGCAGGCCTTCGAAA AGCCAACACAGATATACAGATTCCTTCGCACCAGGAACCTGATTGCA CCGATATTTTTGCACAGGACTCTCACCTTCATGTCCCATAGAAATGGTCGCTCAAATGCCAAAAG gAAAGCATTCAAAGTAGATAACATGTTACAAACTGTAGAGAAGATGAAGGGAGAGCAGGAATCTCCCAG CTTGTCATCACATCTGCAGTTAACCTTCACTGGGTTCTTCCATAAGGATG AAAAGCCATCTCAGAACTCGGAGAATGGGCAAAATTCTGTCTCCTTGGAGGTGCTACTTGTCAAAGTCTGCCATAAAAAACGCAAG GATGTCAGCTGCCCGGTTAAGCAAGTGCCTACAGGTAAAAAGCAGGTGCCTTTGAATCCTGACAGCCAGCAAAGCAAGCTGGCTTCCTGTCCCTCCTTAGTGGTGTCCAGCAACGAGTTTGAGCCTAGCAACATCCACATGGTCAAATCGTACTCGCTCCTCTTCAGGGTGTCACGCACGGGCCGGAGGGACGCCAATGGCCTTCCCAACGGTGAAGCTAACGAGAACATTG ATGTGAGAGATACTCAAAGTAGAAAGAAGAGGAATTCCTCTGCTAAGGACGAAGGGGACGCAACCGAGACATATGTTGCTCAAATGACAGTCTTTGATAAGAACAG AAGGTTGCAGTTGCTGGATGGAGAGTATGAGGTGTCCATGCAGGGAATGCAGGACAGCCCCGTGAGCAAGAAGCGAGCCACGTGGGAGACGATTCTCGACGGCAAG AGGCTACCACCGTTTGAAGCATTTTCTCAGGGACCCACGTTGCAATTTACTCTGCGCTGGACCGGCGAGGCCAGTGGGAAGTCCACGGCCCCTGTCGCAAAACCTCTGGCTACCCGAAACTCTGACACCCATGGCCCCATGGAGACCAGGACTAGTCACCACAGAGCAACACCCTTAG CGAAAGAGGCAGTCAGCACAGACATCCATGCGAGGAACGAAGCCGTCCCGTGCGAGCCGCGTCAAAAGTTACGGATATTTTATCAG TTCCTGTACAACAACAATACGCGGCAACAGACAGAGGCGAGGGACGACCTTCACTGTCCTTGGTGCACGCTGAACTGCAGCAAGCTCTACAGCCTCCTCAAACACCTCAAACTCTCCCACTCGCGCTTCATCTTCAACTATGTG CCTCACCCCAAAGGAGCGAGAATAGACGTGTCCATCAACGAGTGTTACGATGGCTCGTACGTTGGCAATCCTCAGGACATCCACAGTCAACCGGGCTTTGCTTTCAGCCGCAACGGCCCCGTCAAGAGGACCGCTGTCACTCACATTTTGGTTTGCAG GCCCAAGAGGACCAAGCCAAGCCTGTCCGAGTTTCTGGAGTTGGAGGACGGCGAGTTGGAGCCGCAACGGACCTATGTGAGCGGACACAACCGTCTCTACTTCCACAGTGACAGCTGCATGCCGCTGCGACCCCAGGAGATGGAAGTGGACAGCGAGGATGAGCGGGACCCCGAGTGGCTCCGAGAGAAAACGGCAACG CAACTGGATGAGTTCACCGATGTCAACGAAGGGGAGAAGGAGGTTATGAAGCTATGGAACCTTCATGTCATGCAGAACGG GTTCATAGCCGACAACCAAATGAACCAGGCCATCATGCTGTTCGTGGAGGACTGCGGCGCGCACATTGTTCGCCGCAACCTCTGTCGCAACTTCCTCCTGCACCTGGTGAGCATGCACGACTTCAACCTGGTAGGCACGGCCACCATCGACCGGGCCATGACGCGCCTGAAGCAGATCCAGGAGGATCTCCCCGAGGATGCCGAAGAGCGGCAGGAACGTGCGCTCCTCGCAGCGGCGGGGATCTGCAACGGCAATGCGCCGTCCCCCGGTGCGGGGAAGCAGGGCAAGAGGACAAAAAGCGCTCTCACAGACTGA
- the suz12b gene encoding polycomb protein suz12-B isoform X1 — translation MPSARNSGHIMSGAGYKANGAVYPASSAMLNSVKKPKMEQIQADHELFLQAFEKPTQIYRFLRTRNLIAPIFLHRTLTFMSHRNGRSNAKRKAFKVDNMLQTVEKMKGEQESPSLSSHLQLTFTGFFHKDEKPSQNSENGQNSVSLEVLLVKVCHKKRKDVSCPVKQVPTGKKQVPLNPDSQQSKLASCPSLVVSSNEFEPSNIHMVKSYSLLFRVSRTGRRDANGLPNGEANENIDVRDTQSRKKRNSSAKDEGDATETYVAQMTVFDKNRRLQLLDGEYEVSMQGMQDSPVSKKRATWETILDGKRLPPFEAFSQGPTLQFTLRWTGEASGKSTAPVAKPLATRNSDTHGPMETRTSHHRATPLAAKEAVSTDIHARNEAVPCEPRQKLRIFYQFLYNNNTRQQTEARDDLHCPWCTLNCSKLYSLLKHLKLSHSRFIFNYVPHPKGARIDVSINECYDGSYVGNPQDIHSQPGFAFSRNGPVKRTAVTHILVCRPKRTKPSLSEFLELEDGELEPQRTYVSGHNRLYFHSDSCMPLRPQEMEVDSEDERDPEWLREKTATQLDEFTDVNEGEKEVMKLWNLHVMQNGFIADNQMNQAIMLFVEDCGAHIVRRNLCRNFLLHLVSMHDFNLVGTATIDRAMTRLKQIQEDLPEDAEERQERALLAAAGICNGNAPSPGAGKQGKRTKSALTD, via the exons ATGCCATCCGCCAGG AATTCGGGCCACATTATGAGCGGGGCGGGTTACAAAGCGAACGGCGCCGTGTACCCCGCCTCGTCGGCGATGTTGAACTCCGTGAAGAAGCCGAAGATGGAGCAGATTCAGGCCGACCATGAGCTTTTCTTGCAGGCCTTCGAAA AGCCAACACAGATATACAGATTCCTTCGCACCAGGAACCTGATTGCA CCGATATTTTTGCACAGGACTCTCACCTTCATGTCCCATAGAAATGGTCGCTCAAATGCCAAAAG gAAAGCATTCAAAGTAGATAACATGTTACAAACTGTAGAGAAGATGAAGGGAGAGCAGGAATCTCCCAG CTTGTCATCACATCTGCAGTTAACCTTCACTGGGTTCTTCCATAAGGATG AAAAGCCATCTCAGAACTCGGAGAATGGGCAAAATTCTGTCTCCTTGGAGGTGCTACTTGTCAAAGTCTGCCATAAAAAACGCAAG GATGTCAGCTGCCCGGTTAAGCAAGTGCCTACAGGTAAAAAGCAGGTGCCTTTGAATCCTGACAGCCAGCAAAGCAAGCTGGCTTCCTGTCCCTCCTTAGTGGTGTCCAGCAACGAGTTTGAGCCTAGCAACATCCACATGGTCAAATCGTACTCGCTCCTCTTCAGGGTGTCACGCACGGGCCGGAGGGACGCCAATGGCCTTCCCAACGGTGAAGCTAACGAGAACATTG ATGTGAGAGATACTCAAAGTAGAAAGAAGAGGAATTCCTCTGCTAAGGACGAAGGGGACGCAACCGAGACATATGTTGCTCAAATGACAGTCTTTGATAAGAACAG AAGGTTGCAGTTGCTGGATGGAGAGTATGAGGTGTCCATGCAGGGAATGCAGGACAGCCCCGTGAGCAAGAAGCGAGCCACGTGGGAGACGATTCTCGACGGCAAG AGGCTACCACCGTTTGAAGCATTTTCTCAGGGACCCACGTTGCAATTTACTCTGCGCTGGACCGGCGAGGCCAGTGGGAAGTCCACGGCCCCTGTCGCAAAACCTCTGGCTACCCGAAACTCTGACACCCATGGCCCCATGGAGACCAGGACTAGTCACCACAGAGCAACACCCTTAG caGCGAAAGAGGCAGTCAGCACAGACATCCATGCGAGGAACGAAGCCGTCCCGTGCGAGCCGCGTCAAAAGTTACGGATATTTTATCAG TTCCTGTACAACAACAATACGCGGCAACAGACAGAGGCGAGGGACGACCTTCACTGTCCTTGGTGCACGCTGAACTGCAGCAAGCTCTACAGCCTCCTCAAACACCTCAAACTCTCCCACTCGCGCTTCATCTTCAACTATGTG CCTCACCCCAAAGGAGCGAGAATAGACGTGTCCATCAACGAGTGTTACGATGGCTCGTACGTTGGCAATCCTCAGGACATCCACAGTCAACCGGGCTTTGCTTTCAGCCGCAACGGCCCCGTCAAGAGGACCGCTGTCACTCACATTTTGGTTTGCAG GCCCAAGAGGACCAAGCCAAGCCTGTCCGAGTTTCTGGAGTTGGAGGACGGCGAGTTGGAGCCGCAACGGACCTATGTGAGCGGACACAACCGTCTCTACTTCCACAGTGACAGCTGCATGCCGCTGCGACCCCAGGAGATGGAAGTGGACAGCGAGGATGAGCGGGACCCCGAGTGGCTCCGAGAGAAAACGGCAACG CAACTGGATGAGTTCACCGATGTCAACGAAGGGGAGAAGGAGGTTATGAAGCTATGGAACCTTCATGTCATGCAGAACGG GTTCATAGCCGACAACCAAATGAACCAGGCCATCATGCTGTTCGTGGAGGACTGCGGCGCGCACATTGTTCGCCGCAACCTCTGTCGCAACTTCCTCCTGCACCTGGTGAGCATGCACGACTTCAACCTGGTAGGCACGGCCACCATCGACCGGGCCATGACGCGCCTGAAGCAGATCCAGGAGGATCTCCCCGAGGATGCCGAAGAGCGGCAGGAACGTGCGCTCCTCGCAGCGGCGGGGATCTGCAACGGCAATGCGCCGTCCCCCGGTGCGGGGAAGCAGGGCAAGAGGACAAAAAGCGCTCTCACAGACTGA
- the utp6 gene encoding U3 small nucleolar RNA-associated protein 6 homolog → MAEIVQQRVEDRIPELEQLERVGLFTKKEVKAIIKRVTSLEYKLHRLIINKDDFIGYIQYEINVLELIKKRRAHIRYQFKREEIEFPIIQRINSVFKRATNKWKDDVQLWLSHVAFCKKWGTQAQLSKVFSAMLAIHPDKPALWIMAAKSELEERNSSESARHLFLRALRFHPGNKKIYQEYFRMELLHCEKLRKGKAELEQAQIDIGKYEFSPEILSGKLAMVVYNDATDKNKDAEFVISLLNIASIFDFTKDFQEAILQDLQTKFLADSVTWDFLAKRELEAQWEEEVLRTAKGRASEVDRREAECCRVYEKGLGIINTESMWTTYVTFCLERAKRKTNVQELKDKRQERLLGLLQRAHDSSLLREDFYKNWMQILLLSGDEEGAARIAVAATQRYSQSVSAWSMALQTLVQLGKDDVGPLFRDALTHIHPKESLPIWRLQVQWSVVKQNPEETEAIFKRGLSSAVEAVAMEMKEGYVDWSYSTGGYKKARKTFKSLQENRPLSKFFFTKMIHIEKEQETPKMNNLRDYYERVLQEFGSSDEDLWLEYIQEEMGPLGQPENCSKIHWRAMKFLEGESVERFISKYTLLQTGTSEYNLKKQRLRVL, encoded by the exons ATGGCAGAGATCGTTCAGCAGCGGGTCGAGGACAGAATACCGGAGTTGGAGCAATTGGAAAGAGTGGGACTATTCACTAAGAAAGAAGTCAA AGCTATCATCAAAAGGGTGACATCACTGGAGTACAAACTCCACAGGCTGATAATCAATAAAGATGATTTCATAGGATACATACAG TATGAAATCAACGTCCTGGAGTTGATCAAGAAGAGGAGAGCG CATATACGCTACCAGTTTAAGAGAGAAGAAATCGAGTTTCCCATCATACAAAGAATCAACAGTGTCTTCAAAAGGGCCACAAACAAGTGGAAG GATGATGTGCAGCTTTGGCTCTCGCATGTCGCCTTTTGTAAGAAATGG GGCACGCAGGCGCAGCTCAGCAAGGTGTTCTCAGCAATGCTGGCCATCCACCCTGATAAACCAG CACTTTGGATCATGGCAGCCAAGAGCGAGCTGGAAGAGAGGAATTCCTCAGAAAGTGCCCGACATTTGTTCCTCAGGGCTCTACGCTTCCACCCgggcaacaaaaaaatctaccAGGAG TACTTCCGCATGGAGCTGTTACACTGTGAGAAATTGCGGAAGGGGAAGGCTGAGCTGGAGCAAGCTCAGATTGACATT GGTAAATATGAGTTTTCTCCAGAGATCCTTAGCGGGAAACTAGCGATGGTTGTGTACAATGACGccacagacaaaaacaaag ACGCAGAGTTTGTCATCTCACTCCTCAACATCGCATCCATTTTTGACTTCACCAAAGATTTCCAAGAGGCCATCCTTCAGGA CTTGCAAACCAAATTCCTTGCTGATAGCGTGACATGGGACTTCTTAGCCAAGAGGGAGCTGGAGGCTCagtgggaggaggaggtgctCCGGACCGCCAAGGGCCGCGCTTCCGAGGTCGACCGAAGAGAGGCAGAATGCTGTCGGGTCTACGAGAAAGGACTCGGAATCATCAACACCG AATCCATGTGGACCACCTATGTCACCTTCTGTCTGGAGAGGGCGAAAAGGAAGACAAATGTCCAAGAGTTGAAAGACAAA AGACAAGAGAGGCTGCTGGGACTTCTGCAGCGTGCCCACGACTCATCACTGCTGAGGGAGGATTTCTACAAGAACTGG ATGCAGATCCTGCTTTTGTCGGGAGATGAAGAGGGCGCAGCCCGCATCGCCGTAGCAGCCACGCAGCGCTACAGCCAATCCGTGTCGGCGTGGAGCATGGCCTTGCAGACGCTGGTTCAGTTGGGGAAAGATGACGTCGGACCGCTGTTCCGGGATGCGCTCACGCACATTCATCCCAAG GAAAGCTTACCAATTTGGCGGCTGCAGGTCCAGTGGAGCGTAGTCAAGCAGAACCCAGAGGAGACGGAGGCCATTTTCAAG AGAGGTCTGTCCTCCGCGGTGGAGGCAGTTGCCATGGAGATGAAAGAGGGCTATGTTGATTGGTCATATTCCACTGGGGGCTACAAGAAAGCGAGAAAGACTTTCAAAAG TTTACAGGAAAACCGGCCTCTATCCAAATTTTTCTTCACCAAAATGATACACATTGAGAAAGAACAG GAGACCCCAAAGATGAACAATCTGAGGGACTACTACGAGAGGGTCTTGCAAGAGTTTGGATCCTCTGATGAAG ATCTGTGGCTGGAGTACATCCAGGAGGAGATGGGGCCCCTTGGCCAGCCAGAGAACTGCAGCAAGATCCACTGGAGAGCCATGAAGTTTCTGGAAGGCGAAAGTGTGGAGAGGTTCATCTCCAAATATACGCTCCTGCAGACGGGCACCTCTGAGTATAATTTGAAAAAGCAGAGGTTGCGTGTTCTTTAA